One window of the Lemur catta isolate mLemCat1 chromosome 6, mLemCat1.pri, whole genome shotgun sequence genome contains the following:
- the ZC3H10 gene encoding zinc finger CCCH domain-containing protein 10 isoform X1 has protein sequence MVLHSYSFSHPSLYFFSCSEPSSDVEVETHRSPGLHLSYLSDHQEWQEKEESPELGETRMPDRDNYANGTGNSSGGPGGGGSEEASGAVAGSGGASSDAICRDFLRNVCKRGKRCRYRHPDMSEVSNLGVSKNEFIFCHDFQNKECSRPNCRFIHGSKEDEDGYKKTGELPPRLRQKVAAGLGLSPADLPNGKEEVPICRDFLKGDCQRGAKCKFRHLQRDFEFDARGGGGTGGGGSTGSVPPGRRHDLYDIYDLPDRGFEDHEPGPKRRRGGCCPPDGPHFESYEYSLAPPRGVECRLLEEENAMLRKRVEELKKQVSNLLATNEVLLEQNAQFRNQAKVMTLSSTAPATEQTLAPTVGTVATFNHGIAQTHTTLSSQALQPRPVSQQELVAPAGAPAAPPTNAAPPTAPPPHLNPEIAPLSAALAQTIAQGMAPPPVSMAPVAVSVAPVAPVAVSMAQPLAGITMSHTTTPMVTYPIASQSMRITAMPH, from the exons ATGGTCCTCCACTCTTACTCCTTCTCCCACCCAagcctctattttttttcctgttcagaaCCCAGCAGTGATGTGGAGGTGGAGACCCACAGGAGCCCCGGACTTCACCTGAGCTACCTCAG TGATCACCAAGAGTggcaagaaaaggaagaaagcccTGAGTTGGGGGAGACCAGGATGCCTGACCGGGACAACTATGCCAACGGCACTGGGAACAGCAGTGGAGGCCCTGGAGGTGGTGGCAGTGAGGAAGCCAGTGGGGCAGTGGCCGGCAGTGGCGGGGCCAGCTCAGATGCCATCTGTAGAGACTTCTTGAGGAATGTGTGCAAGCGAGGCAAGCGTTGTCGATATCGCCACCCAGACATGAGTGAAGTCTCCAACTTGGGGGTGAGCAAAAATGAATTCATCTTCTGCCATGACTTCCAGAACAAGGAGTGTAGCCGCCCAAACTGCCGTTTCATCCATGGCTCCAAGGAAGATGAGGATGGCTATAAGAAGACAGGAGAGCTTCCCCCTCGGCTGAGGCAGAAAGTGGCAGCTGGCCTGGGCCTTTCACCAGCTGACCTGCCAAATGGCAAGGAGGAGGTGCCTATCTGCCGTGACTTCCTCAAGGGTGACTGTCAGAGAGGAGCCAAGTGCAAGTTCCGTCACCTGCAACGGGATTTTGAGTTCGATGCTCGGGGTGGAGGAGGCACTGGTGGTGGGGGCTCAACAGGCTCAGTCCCCCCAGGACGGCGTCACGATCTCTATGATATCTATGACCTTCCTGACAGGGGCTTTGAGGACCATGAGCCAGGCCCCAAGCGCCGGCGAGGTGGATGCTGTCCCCCTGATGGTCCCCATTTTGAATCATATGAATACAGCTTGGCTCCACCCCGAGGGGTAGAGTGCAGACTGCTAGAGGAGGAGAATGCCATGCTCAGGAAGCGAGTAGAGGAGCTAAAGAAACAGGTCAGCAACCTGCTGGCCACCAATGAGGTACTGCTGGAACAAAATGCTCAATTCCGCAATCAGGCCAAGGTCATGACCCTGAGCTCCACTGCACCAGCGACTGAGCAGACTCTGGCCCCCACCGTGGGCACTGTTGCCACTTTTAACCATGGCATTGCCCAGACTCACACTACTCTTAGCAGCCAGGCTCTACAGCCTCGTCCTGTGTCCCAGCAAGAACTGGTGGCCCCTGCTGGAGCTCCAGCTGCTCCCCCAACTAATGCTGCACCTCCTACTGCTCCACCCCCACACTTGAACCCAGAGATTGCGCCACTGTCAGCTGCTCTGGCTCAAACAATTGCCCAGGGAATGGCACCCCCACCTGTCTCCATGGCTCCTGTGGCTGTATCTGTGGCTCCTGTGGCCCCTGTGGCTGTATCGATGGCCCAACCCTTGGCAGGAATCACAATGAGCCACACTACCACTCCCATGGTGACTTACCCTATTGCTTCCCAGAGCATGCGCATCACAGCCATGCC
- the ZC3H10 gene encoding zinc finger CCCH domain-containing protein 10 isoform X2, with protein MPDRDNYANGTGNSSGGPGGGGSEEASGAVAGSGGASSDAICRDFLRNVCKRGKRCRYRHPDMSEVSNLGVSKNEFIFCHDFQNKECSRPNCRFIHGSKEDEDGYKKTGELPPRLRQKVAAGLGLSPADLPNGKEEVPICRDFLKGDCQRGAKCKFRHLQRDFEFDARGGGGTGGGGSTGSVPPGRRHDLYDIYDLPDRGFEDHEPGPKRRRGGCCPPDGPHFESYEYSLAPPRGVECRLLEEENAMLRKRVEELKKQVSNLLATNEVLLEQNAQFRNQAKVMTLSSTAPATEQTLAPTVGTVATFNHGIAQTHTTLSSQALQPRPVSQQELVAPAGAPAAPPTNAAPPTAPPPHLNPEIAPLSAALAQTIAQGMAPPPVSMAPVAVSVAPVAPVAVSMAQPLAGITMSHTTTPMVTYPIASQSMRITAMPH; from the coding sequence ATGCCTGACCGGGACAACTATGCCAACGGCACTGGGAACAGCAGTGGAGGCCCTGGAGGTGGTGGCAGTGAGGAAGCCAGTGGGGCAGTGGCCGGCAGTGGCGGGGCCAGCTCAGATGCCATCTGTAGAGACTTCTTGAGGAATGTGTGCAAGCGAGGCAAGCGTTGTCGATATCGCCACCCAGACATGAGTGAAGTCTCCAACTTGGGGGTGAGCAAAAATGAATTCATCTTCTGCCATGACTTCCAGAACAAGGAGTGTAGCCGCCCAAACTGCCGTTTCATCCATGGCTCCAAGGAAGATGAGGATGGCTATAAGAAGACAGGAGAGCTTCCCCCTCGGCTGAGGCAGAAAGTGGCAGCTGGCCTGGGCCTTTCACCAGCTGACCTGCCAAATGGCAAGGAGGAGGTGCCTATCTGCCGTGACTTCCTCAAGGGTGACTGTCAGAGAGGAGCCAAGTGCAAGTTCCGTCACCTGCAACGGGATTTTGAGTTCGATGCTCGGGGTGGAGGAGGCACTGGTGGTGGGGGCTCAACAGGCTCAGTCCCCCCAGGACGGCGTCACGATCTCTATGATATCTATGACCTTCCTGACAGGGGCTTTGAGGACCATGAGCCAGGCCCCAAGCGCCGGCGAGGTGGATGCTGTCCCCCTGATGGTCCCCATTTTGAATCATATGAATACAGCTTGGCTCCACCCCGAGGGGTAGAGTGCAGACTGCTAGAGGAGGAGAATGCCATGCTCAGGAAGCGAGTAGAGGAGCTAAAGAAACAGGTCAGCAACCTGCTGGCCACCAATGAGGTACTGCTGGAACAAAATGCTCAATTCCGCAATCAGGCCAAGGTCATGACCCTGAGCTCCACTGCACCAGCGACTGAGCAGACTCTGGCCCCCACCGTGGGCACTGTTGCCACTTTTAACCATGGCATTGCCCAGACTCACACTACTCTTAGCAGCCAGGCTCTACAGCCTCGTCCTGTGTCCCAGCAAGAACTGGTGGCCCCTGCTGGAGCTCCAGCTGCTCCCCCAACTAATGCTGCACCTCCTACTGCTCCACCCCCACACTTGAACCCAGAGATTGCGCCACTGTCAGCTGCTCTGGCTCAAACAATTGCCCAGGGAATGGCACCCCCACCTGTCTCCATGGCTCCTGTGGCTGTATCTGTGGCTCCTGTGGCCCCTGTGGCTGTATCGATGGCCCAACCCTTGGCAGGAATCACAATGAGCCACACTACCACTCCCATGGTGACTTACCCTATTGCTTCCCAGAGCATGCGCATCACAGCCATGCC
- the PA2G4 gene encoding proliferation-associated protein 2G4 codes for MSGEDEQQEQTIAEDLVVTKYKMGGDIANRVLRTLVEASSSGVSVLSLCEKGDAMIMEETGKIFKKEKEMKKGIAFPTSISVNNCVCHFSPLKSDQDYILKEGDLIKIDLGVHVDGFIANVAHTFVVDVAQGTQVTGRKADVIKAAHLCAEAALRLVKPGNQNTQVTEAWNKVAHSFNCTPIEGMLSHQLKQHVIDGEKTIIQNPTDQQKKDHEIAEFEVHEVYAVDVLVSSGEGKAKDAGQRTTIYKRDPSKQYGLKMKTSRAFFSEVERRFDAMPFTLRAFEDEKKARMGVVECAKHELLQPFNVLYEKEGEFVAQFKFTVLLMPNGPMRITSGPFEPELYKSEMEVQDAELKALLQSSASRKTQKKKKKKASKTAENATSGETLEENEAGD; via the exons aTGTCGGGCGAGGACGAGCAGCAGGAGCAAACTATCGCCGAAGACCTGGTCGTGACCAAGTATAAGATGGGGGGCGACATCGCCAACC GGGTACTTCGGACTTTGGTGGAAGCATCCAGTTCAGGTGTGTCGGTACTGAGCCTATGTGAGAAAGGTGATGCCATGATTATGGAAGAGACAGGGAAAAtcttcaagaaagaaaaggaaatgaagaaag GTATTGCCTTTCCCACCAGCATTTCAGTAAATAACTGTGTATGTCACTTCTCACCTTTGAAGAGTGACCAGGACTATATTCTCAAGGAAGGtgacttaataaaaat TGACCTTGGGGTCCACGTGGATGGCTTCATTGCTAATGTGGCTCACACTTTTGTGGTTGATGTAGCTCAG GGGACCCAAGTAACAGGGCGGAAAGCAGATGTCATTAAGGCAGCTCACCTTTGTGCTGAAGCTGCCCTACGCCTGGTCAAACCTGGAAACCAG AACACACAAGTGACAGAAGCCTGGAACAAAGTTGCTCACTCATTTAACTGCACGCCAATAGAAG GTATGCTGTCACATCAGTTGAAGCAGCATGTCATCGATGGAGAGAAAACCATTATCCAGAATCCCACAGACCAGCAGAA GAAGGACCATGAAATAGCTGAATTTGAGGTACATGAAGTATATGCCGTGGATGTTCTTGTCAGCTCAGGAGAAGGCAAG GCCAAGGATGCAGGACAGAGAACCACCATTTATAAACGAGACCCTTCTAAACAATATGGcctgaaaatgaaaacttcacGTGCCTTCTTCAGTGAGGTGGAAAGGCGTTTTGATGCCATGCCATTTACTTTAAG AGCATTTGAAGATGAGAAGAAGGCTCGGATGGGTGTGGTGGAGTGCGCCAAACATGAACTGCTACAACCATTTAATGTTCTCTATGAGAAGGAGG GTGAATTTGTTGCCCAGTTTAAATTTACAGTTCTGCTCATGCCCAATGGCCCTATGAGGATAACCAGTGGTCCCTTTGAACCTGAGCTCTACAAGTCTGAGATGGAGGTCCAGGATGCAGAGTTGAAG gCCCTCCTCCAGAGTTCTGCAAGTCGGAaaacccagaaaaagaaaaaaaagaag GCCTCCAAGACTGCAGAGAATGCCACCAGTGGGGAAAcattagaagaaaatgaagctggGGACTGA